One Lodderomyces beijingensis strain CBS 14171 genome assembly, chromosome: 5 DNA segment encodes these proteins:
- a CDS encoding 40S ribosomal protein uS15: MGRMHSSGKGISSSAIPYSRNPPSWFKLSGDDVVEQIIKYARKGLTPSSIGVILRDAHGVSQTKVVTGNKILRILKSNGLAPEIPEDLYFLIKKAVSVRKHLERNRKDKDSKFRLILIESRIHRLARYYRTVSVLPPNWKYESATASALVA; the protein is encoded by the exons ATGGGTCGTATGCATTCATCT ggTAAAGGTATTTCCTCATCTGCTATTCCATACTCAAGAAACCCACCATCATGGTTCAAATTGTCTGGTGATGACGTTGTTGagcaaatcatcaagtaCGCCAGAAAAGGTTTGACTCCTTCTTCCATTGGTGTCATCTTGAGAGACGCCCACGGTGTTTCTCAAACCAAGGTTGTCACTGGTaacaagatcttgagaatcttgaaatcaaacGGCTTGGCTCCAGAAATCCCAGAAGACTTGTactttttgatcaagaaggCTGTCTCAGTTAGAAAGCACTTggaaagaaacagaaagGACAAGGACTCCAAGTTTAgattgattttgattgAATCAAGAATCCACAGATTGGCTAGATACTACAGAACCGTCAGTGTCTTGCCACCAAACTGGAAATACGAGTCTGCCACCGCTTCTGCTTTGGTCGCTTAA